A region of the Leptospira ryugenii genome:
AGAGTAAACGAAATCGAATCTGAAGAAAAGAATGGCGCAACTAGGAACAAACCTAGCAATCGAGCTAAAACAAATAAAAAAGCTTGAAACTGAAGTAAGAAATATTCCATATCATATCTTTTCTATCATAAAGAATATCTCACGTGTGTAGTCTGTCATCACCCGAACCATCCATGCAGAGAAAAAAACGATTACAGCAAAAATTGAAACGAGTTTTGGAACGAAGGCTATCGTTGGTTCCTGGATCGAGGTGGTAGTTTGTAAAATTCCAATGATCAAACCAACAATGAGTGCAGTTATCAAAATCGGACTTGATATCTTAAGTGTTACTATGAAGGCTTCGCGGATTAAATTGATTACATCTACTTCCGTCATTTATAGCTCCTTACTAATTCGAGCACCAAAAGATTCCATCCATCGATTAAAATAAAAAGAATCAACTTTAATGGTAAAGATATCATGACTGGTGGTAACATCATAAAACCCATTGCCAATAGAGCAGAGGCAACTATCAAATCGATAACGATAAAGGGTATGAAGATATAGATGCCGATGATAAATGCCTTTTTAATTTCTGAAAGCATAAAGGCAGGAACTAAAACATAAGAAGGAACATCATCGAACGATTTTACATCCTTTACTTTCCCAATTTTTAAGAACAATGCCACATCCTTGGCACCTTCTTTCCCAAGCTGTCTTATCATAAATTGACGGAGTGGTTTTAAACTTCCCTCTAAAAATTCGTTTTGATCGATTTTCCCATTAAGATAAGGTTGAAGTGATTGGTCATTGATTTGACCGATTGTTGGTGCCATGATAAAGAATGTAACAAACAGAGCCAATCCCATCATAACTTGGTTAGGTGGCAAGTTTTGAAGAGACAAAGCTCTCCTAACAAAATCAAATACTATGACAACCTTTGTAAAGGATGTTACACTCATCACAATCGCAGGTGCTAAAGAAAGGATGGTAACCAAAAATAAAATCATCAGCGAAAGGCTTGTCTCTTTTGGTCCCTTCGCCTCATTTACATTAAAGGAAAGATTGGGAATGGGAATCCGTGTACCTCTACCAGAATTTGCCTGCGCTGAGAGGTCTAGATTGCATAGGAATAAACATTGAATGACAAAGAACGTACCAAGAAACATAAAAAGTGTCTTTCGTTGCTCAGGTTTCAAGCCGAAGGTCATGATGAACCTCCTTCCAAAAGCTCTCGGTGTTTCCTAAGTCTTTCTACACTTTCTCTCGCTTTCCTCTGGATTTCCGCATCTACCGAAAAGTCTGGGCTTTCTATTTGTTTGCGGTCTATCCTTATTTTCTTTGACAATGCCTTTGACTGAAGGCCTTCCAAAAGAGTTTCCAAGAAGTTTGGTACGTAAGGATCCGCTTCTGACTTCATTTGGTTGATCTGGTTTTTTTCATCTGGCGAAGTGATTTCCGAAATTAAGTTAATGGATCCTTCAGCTACACCTAAAACCAATATCTTCCCGCCCACTTCAACGATTTGCACAGACTGACTAGGACTTAGTGACAAAGAAGATAGAACCTTCATAAAACCTTTTACTGGGTACTTTGAGGCCTTGGAGATTTGCATTTTTTGGACAAGATAATAGCCGGCACCAACTAATATAGCTAAGACGAAAAGTATTTTTAAAAGAATCCAAGTAGCGGATGGGGAATCCTCATTAGTATCCATGTACCTTTCTTGGATAGGATTGGAAGTTTCATTGCCAGTGTTTGTGTTTGTATTCTTTTCTTCGTTCGTTGTGTTAGAATTTGTGTTTGTTGATTTATCGCCGTTTACGCCTAACTCTGTCCTGAGGATTTGATCCATTTCTTTATTGCTGGGAACATCTCCCTCAGCAAAAACTGAACTTGAAAGGAAAAGCTGTACAGCTAAGTACATAATTATCCCTAGCTTGGTTAACTTTTCCACTCTTTTCATTTTCATTTTTCGCCTTTCAGTCGATCCGTAGGGCTGACGATATCGGTAACGCGGACACCAAAGTTTTCATCGATGACCACAACCTCGCCCTTTGCTATCAGCTTTCCATTGACGAGCAAATCAACCGGCTCACCAGCTAACTTATCCAATTCGATAATTGAACCTTCACCGAGTCCTAGAATATCTTTAATGTACATTTTGGTGCGCCCCAACTCTACTGTCAGTGCCATCTGCACATCCATCAATAGGTTAAGGTTAGTTTGACCAGGTCCTGCGCCAGCATTTGCTAAAGACGGAAAGTTGACACCCTTGATACCAACAGAGCTCTGTCCAGCTCCTCCAGCACCGAATCCACCGCCTGGGACCGCAACATTCATCCCTCCTGTGGAAGCTTGGCTTTTTTGTGAGCCACCTTTTTGTATGTCCAAAATGCTGTGCGCCATATTGGAACCTATTAAATAGTACACTTTGAACGAACCTACACCATCAATGTTGAGACTGAGTGCAGTTTTTACCAAATTTTGATCATCTGGTAATTGAAGATCGCGCGGAGATTCCACCAAGGTGATATCAGCAGGTGTTCCAGACATCGCACCACCTAACTTTAATCCAATTTGTGCTGTGACTGTCCCGATGATAGGAGACATACTATCTTTTAAGGTTTGAAGTTGTGCATTATCTAATTGGCCAGGCGGTGTCATTCCACCCATCATAACACCTGCTATCTTGGCAGCATTTTCCTGAGCCATGAGAAGACTCACCTTTCCAGCAAGCGTACCACTCAAATTGGAGTAAAGACAGACCATCTTTGAACCAAATTCTTTTTGGATTTCCGAATGGTTGCTAGACTCAGTCGCGGGATTCATAAAACGCGTGTTTTTTGCTAAAATAGTTCCTAATGTATTGCCTGCGATTTGAAAAGAAGAACCTACGATATCTGATATGATATCTCGGTCTATTGGGGATAAAGCATCCGCCCCAGAAGTTGAACTTTGGCTGAGAGAAGAAAGATCAAATGTATCATCCGCGCCCTGTAAAAGCGCATCTATTTCGTCTTGTGAGAGCGAACCTTCACCCATACCCTATCTCCGGAGAATTCTAGGATAATGAGACATAATGTAAAGATTTCTGTCACCTCATTTTTTTAAGTTTGACAAAAATGAGAAGGATTCATTCAAAGGCCGAGTCAAATCCATCGGCATAGGCACGTAGGTTGTCATAGGAGTAAATCCCAGTGTTGTGGTAATCACTCCAAACCAAAGAAAGCGCATACCTGCCCACTTTGGTCCAGGAAATCAGTTGGATGGATTGGATGTGCCCAGTTGCCTGCCCTACTTTGCCCCCATGGCCTCCGCGACAGGTGGCACAAGGGCATTTTTTGCGCAGGTCTAACAAGGAGTATTTGCTTGAGGCACCATCCTTCCATTGGATCATCAGAAACTGATCGTCAAATTGTATGTCTTTCGGAATGGTTGCGAGTTGGTTTTGGATCATTACGGTTTTACTGGTAGTTTCCATTTTTTCTTTTGGAATTGGCCAACTACCGTACCATATTGGACTTTCTCTCCTAGTACTAGGTTCGGAGAAATTTCCATACTCTCGTTTTCGAAGACAAGGATTACCGTTGATCCCATTTCGAAACGCCCCATTTCACTACCCTTGTCTATGAAAATGGAAACATCTTTGTATTCGTGTTCTTTGGAAAAACGAATCCAATTGTTTGTGACAATTTTATTGTCATAGGTCACTCGTATTTTTCCTACGTTGGAAGCTCCTACTTTGATGACAGCGATTTTTCCATACTCTGTTTGTAGGAAAGTAATCAGACGTTCATTCTTTGGGAATAGCCCACGAATGTTTAAAACTGCCAAATCGTTCACTGGAAATAACTTTCCTGGTTCATAATAATAACCTAAAATTTGTCCATAGAAAGGGGAGTGGATACGGTGATAGTCCTGAGGTGACAGATAGAACGTTATGTACTTTCCATTTGTAAAGGATTTATAGTACTTCTCTGAGCCTATCAATTCCTTAACAGAATAATCGATACCTTTTGCTTGGATAATGGTTGACTCGTTTATGTTTCCGAAGCTTGTAATTTTGGAATCCGTGGGGGAAACGATGGCATTTTCCGCTGAATCAATGATCCTAGCCTCGGCACGCAAAGCCCGAGTAAAGAACTGATTTAAGGAAGCATATTCTTGGATCTCTAGCTCTGCTTCATCAAGATTGATCTTATAGGCTTTAGCAAAGGCTTTTAAGATAATAATCATCATAAAACGAGGAAGTTTGAGAGTAGAGAAGTAACCAAACAATTTGGAAATCAGGTTTTTGGGAAGGATAGTGAGAAAGAGAAGATAGATATCTTTGATGATCTCATACCTTGCACCTGATTCCGAAATGTATTTTTTTAATTCAAATTTTGCCTGCTTTGCCAATAAAATGAGTGCTATTAGCAATGGAATCGAGGTAATCAAAGCCATCGTGTATCCAAATCGCATGGCAAATAAGAGAACTGGTTCTCCTTGCGTTTGGTAAAAATAAGCTGAGATCAGAACGGATCCGAAAAATAAGATTCGGAAAAAATTGGCAAATTTTTCTCCAAAGATATAAAAGGCACTTTGTTCCCCAGTATAAAACCAACCTGCCAAACCTAAAATACCAAATAATAGAATGGAAAGGAAAAGGAGCAAGGCCCCCAATGAGTCTTTGTTTTCTAAGACTCGAGAAGGAAATTCTAAAACAGTCTCTATATTGACTGCCCCATAGGAGTAGAGCACATAACCAACTAATGTTGCTAAAATAAATCCTTCGCAGAAAGTTGCAAACATACTCACCAAACCTTGTTTGGCTGCATAATCAGTGCGCACCACCCCAGCAACGCCTGCTGACTTTCCCACACCTGCTTCCGTTGATAAGAGAAAGGAGCCCACAGATACAGAAATGGTTCTTAAAATTCCAAATAAACCAGCTCCTCCAATGGCAGGCAATGAAAATGCTTCTACAAAAATTTGTTTGAGATAGGAGAAGAATGGTGCGAGATCTTGCCCAAATAACATAACATAGGCGAAAATAAAACTCAATATCCCTATTGGAGCGATCAAGGTAGCCGCGCGGCCTATTCTTCTGATCCCCCCAATGACAATGAAAAGCAAACAAACCGCAAATGAAATAGGACCTGTCATGCCAGAGAAATTCAAACCATCTCTTGCGATGAAACTCAAGGTTAAGAAGGGAAAGACACCACCAAAACTCAAAACGGTCAAGATGGCAGTAATGGAAAATCCTATTGCCAACCATTTTGCCCTCAGAGATTTTTCGATAAAGTACATAGGCCCGGAAAGATAACGCCCGCTAGGTAGTTGATTCCGAAATTTGATGGCGAGAGTCGAAGAAACCAGACGAAGTGGCATGATCAAAAATGAGGTGACCCAGATCCAGAAAATAGTGCCAATGCCACCATAAGCTACGGCAAGGGCTGTGCCCAATAAAGTACCGGTGAGAAGTGAAGAACCTATCCCTGCAAAGAATGCTTGGGAGTGCACCAATTGGCCTTTGGAGCCTTTGAAATCCATATTCCCGGTAAGGATTTTCAGTGAAAGGAAGAGGTAGCGAATTTGGGGAAACCCAAGGCGAAAGCTCAAGATAAGGCCAGTGACCACAACCAAATAAAAGTAAGGACTGATCACGTCGGATCCTAAGACAAAAGAGAACTTTGAATCGCTTTGAAAGAATGTTTCCATAAGATATGTTCCTCACAAAATTGGATGAAAGCCGCATGTCAAGACCGATTGTCCGAAAAATCTATTGCTACGCACTTGGTCTTCTTTTGCCCTTCACCAGCATAGATGCAAACCCTTGGGAATTGGGATTTCGCTATGGCCAAGGATTCCGAGTGCCTGGTCGATTTGATTCGAACCTGAATGGATTTTCTTCCAGCTTTGATCCAACAGTTTTATCGGATGTCACAGTCTCAGGAGGAAAGGGTACGGCAACGTATGAGGCTCTTCTCCGATACTCTATAGACTCAGAATCAAAAATAAGTTTTGTCTTGGGAAGACAAGACCTCTCAACCTTAACCATCAATGAACTGACAACGGATCGATTTGCAACACAACTGAAAAATGATATCTTCTCCTACCATTTACTTGTGATGTATCATTTTGTTTACCGTCTACCACGAGGGATGGAGTGGGAAAATGGATTAGGTTTAGGTTTTGTTTCTGCTGATTGGCAAATCAGAGGATATAGTGGCGGTGGGAATTCTTCTACATCACTCTTTAACCAAAGAGGAAATCTAAGAGGGAGCGGATTGGGATATCGCCTAGAGACAGCCATCAATCTCCCGTTAGTTGACAATAATTACTTTCAGATTGGAATAGGATACCACCATATAGCAATCCCTAATTTTTCAGGGAATTACAATGGTGAAACCTCTAGTTTTTATTTGGGTTCTGAAGGCAGAGTTGGCGTATTCGATAATACAAGGGTACTCGATGCAAATGTAAGTACGGATCAGTTCTTGCGAAGGTTAGATTTAAGTTCTGGATCTTGGAACTTGTATTTTTCGGTCTTACATCGGTTTTTAGATTGACATTGCCTCTTTCTAGCTAAAATTCTGAAGAA
Encoded here:
- the fliQ gene encoding flagellar biosynthesis protein FliQ codes for the protein MTEVDVINLIREAFIVTLKISSPILITALIVGLIIGILQTTTSIQEPTIAFVPKLVSIFAVIVFFSAWMVRVMTDYTREIFFMIEKI
- the fliP gene encoding flagellar type III secretion system pore protein FliP (The bacterial flagellar biogenesis protein FliP forms a type III secretion system (T3SS)-type pore required for flagellar assembly.), with amino-acid sequence MFLGTFFVIQCLFLCNLDLSAQANSGRGTRIPIPNLSFNVNEAKGPKETSLSLMILFLVTILSLAPAIVMSVTSFTKVVIVFDFVRRALSLQNLPPNQVMMGLALFVTFFIMAPTIGQINDQSLQPYLNGKIDQNEFLEGSLKPLRQFMIRQLGKEGAKDVALFLKIGKVKDVKSFDDVPSYVLVPAFMLSEIKKAFIIGIYIFIPFIVIDLIVASALLAMGFMMLPPVMISLPLKLILFILIDGWNLLVLELVRSYK
- the fliO gene encoding flagellar biosynthetic protein FliO; translation: MYLAVQLFLSSSVFAEGDVPSNKEMDQILRTELGVNGDKSTNTNSNTTNEEKNTNTNTGNETSNPIQERYMDTNEDSPSATWILLKILFVLAILVGAGYYLVQKMQISKASKYPVKGFMKVLSSLSLSPSQSVQIVEVGGKILVLGVAEGSINLISEITSPDEKNQINQMKSEADPYVPNFLETLLEGLQSKALSKKIRIDRKQIESPDFSVDAEIQRKARESVERLRKHRELLEGGSS
- the fliN gene encoding flagellar motor switch protein FliN; protein product: MGEGSLSQDEIDALLQGADDTFDLSSLSQSSTSGADALSPIDRDIISDIVGSSFQIAGNTLGTILAKNTRFMNPATESSNHSEIQKEFGSKMVCLYSNLSGTLAGKVSLLMAQENAAKIAGVMMGGMTPPGQLDNAQLQTLKDSMSPIIGTVTAQIGLKLGGAMSGTPADITLVESPRDLQLPDDQNLVKTALSLNIDGVGSFKVYYLIGSNMAHSILDIQKGGSQKSQASTGGMNVAVPGGGFGAGGAGQSSVGIKGVNFPSLANAGAGPGQTNLNLLMDVQMALTVELGRTKMYIKDILGLGEGSIIELDKLAGEPVDLLVNGKLIAKGEVVVIDENFGVRVTDIVSPTDRLKGEK
- a CDS encoding DUF971 domain-containing protein, with protein sequence MIQNQLATIPKDIQFDDQFLMIQWKDGASSKYSLLDLRKKCPCATCRGGHGGKVGQATGHIQSIQLISWTKVGRYALSLVWSDYHNTGIYSYDNLRAYADGFDSAFE
- the asd gene encoding archaetidylserine decarboxylase (Phosphatidylserine decarboxylase is synthesized as a single chain precursor. Generation of the pyruvoyl active site from a Ser is coupled to cleavage of a Gly-Ser bond between the larger (beta) and smaller (alpha chains). It is an integral membrane protein.) — protein: METFFQSDSKFSFVLGSDVISPYFYLVVVTGLILSFRLGFPQIRYLFLSLKILTGNMDFKGSKGQLVHSQAFFAGIGSSLLTGTLLGTALAVAYGGIGTIFWIWVTSFLIMPLRLVSSTLAIKFRNQLPSGRYLSGPMYFIEKSLRAKWLAIGFSITAILTVLSFGGVFPFLTLSFIARDGLNFSGMTGPISFAVCLLFIVIGGIRRIGRAATLIAPIGILSFIFAYVMLFGQDLAPFFSYLKQIFVEAFSLPAIGGAGLFGILRTISVSVGSFLLSTEAGVGKSAGVAGVVRTDYAAKQGLVSMFATFCEGFILATLVGYVLYSYGAVNIETVLEFPSRVLENKDSLGALLLFLSILLFGILGLAGWFYTGEQSAFYIFGEKFANFFRILFFGSVLISAYFYQTQGEPVLLFAMRFGYTMALITSIPLLIALILLAKQAKFELKKYISESGARYEIIKDIYLLFLTILPKNLISKLFGYFSTLKLPRFMMIIILKAFAKAYKINLDEAELEIQEYASLNQFFTRALRAEARIIDSAENAIVSPTDSKITSFGNINESTIIQAKGIDYSVKELIGSEKYYKSFTNGKYITFYLSPQDYHRIHSPFYGQILGYYYEPGKLFPVNDLAVLNIRGLFPKNERLITFLQTEYGKIAVIKVGASNVGKIRVTYDNKIVTNNWIRFSKEHEYKDVSIFIDKGSEMGRFEMGSTVILVFENESMEISPNLVLGEKVQYGTVVGQFQKKKWKLPVKP
- a CDS encoding LIC_11366 family protein — its product is MSRPIVRKIYCYALGLLLPFTSIDANPWELGFRYGQGFRVPGRFDSNLNGFSSSFDPTVLSDVTVSGGKGTATYEALLRYSIDSESKISFVLGRQDLSTLTINELTTDRFATQLKNDIFSYHLLVMYHFVYRLPRGMEWENGLGLGFVSADWQIRGYSGGGNSSTSLFNQRGNLRGSGLGYRLETAINLPLVDNNYFQIGIGYHHIAIPNFSGNYNGETSSFYLGSEGRVGVFDNTRVLDANVSTDQFLRRLDLSSGSWNLYFSVLHRFLD